The Aedes albopictus strain Foshan chromosome 1, AalbF5, whole genome shotgun sequence genomic interval GCACCCACAAGGACTACTACGAACGGGGTGTTAGCATGTTCTCCTTTCCGCGCGATCCCGACCAGCTGAAGGCCTGGAATAGGGCCTGCTCACGTGAAGCGGACTACCAACCGCCACGGTATGCGTGCATCTGCGAAAAGCACTTCGAGGCCGACATGCTGAAGGCATCCGGTCGGCGGATCTTGAAGGAGCATGCCGTGCCAACAAAGTTTCTCGATGGATGGAAACCGGAAGTGGAAGATAACGTTTCGAAACCATTGTCTTCCGGTGGAGGAAGGTTATATGCAAGGGACGATGGGTCTAACGCATTAGAGGTTGAAGAAGTGTTACTCAATGAAGCTGTGGATATGGAACTGGAGTTCTCGCCCTTGAAAGCGGATATGTTCTGCCGTGTATGTGGAATTAAAACTGAAGAGGACAGTACGTATGCTTTGGAAGAGTTGCAAAATGAACAACAAGTCGATGATGTGTTCAAAATGTGTATGTTGGATAATCAAACGCTCGAAGAAGCTACATCAGTTTGTCTCGGTTGCTATAGTGAAATCAAATCCATAGTGAACTTTGTTCGAAAGTGTCACGAAGGACAACATAGGCTTCTAGATCAGCTAAGTGAACAGATGGAGGTGCCTATACCTGAGCAAAGCGAAGATGACGAGGAAGACACAGAGTACAGTGACGAGACGACCAACCAAAGTAACGAAGATGACTTTGGAAAGGAAGAAAGGAAAATTGCTCGTATGGATCGATACATTGACAAGCTGATTGTTAAATACAAATATGCCAGAGATAGACCCGGGGTAACGAAAACCTGGGAATGCTTCGACTGTGGTGAGGTGTTTCAACGTCGTAATCACCTGGCGAAGCATCGAAACGTATGTACGTTGGTCGGAAGTGAAGACTCGAAGCGACGCGGACCGTTTCGCTGTGAGTTGTGTGATAAGCTTCTGAGCACACTGCCTGGCTATCGGTATCACCTTATGAAGATGCATGACAGCAACGTGGAAGATGACAACTATCCGGAAGAACTACGCTCCTTAAAATCTAACAAAGTCGTCACCTGTCCAATTTGTTCGGAAAAGTTTGCCACAGCGGCCAAGCTGAGATACCATCTGCCCAGCCATAAAAGTACCAACCAGGGACGTGATTCCGAGGGTAAAACCGGCGCGACTCAAACGTCCAGCAATGCCATGTGTACTATCTGTGGCAAAATGATTTCCAGTCCCGCCGCTTTGGAGGTTCACATGAAGTTCCATTTGAAGCAGAAGGATTGGCAGTGCGACCGGTGCAACAAACAGTACTATACAAAGGTAGAGTTAGATGAAATCATTATGGGACCTTGGCTATACATAACTAACCGTTAATCTTCCGAACATTTCAGGCAGATCTGAAAAAGCACGTTTTGTCCGAACACGAGAGGATAACTTACACGTGTGAGAATTGCGGCATGGTCCTGAAATCAAAGATCACTTACACACGCCACAAGCGTATACATGACGTGTCCCTACAGAAGGCGTGCAGTTACTGTCCAAAGAGGTTCACCACTACAAATTCGTTGAACAAGCACGTCCAACGAAGGCATCGGCCGCAAGAAATGGTGCTATCCGAAGAGACTCAAGAACATAAACAAATGCACGGCAACCGAGAAGCTCGTTGGGATAAGTACGAACAGGAAGAAACCGGTGTGTACCAGGACATCATCGAAGAAGAAGTCGTGTCCGAAGCTGAGTTGACCATAGAAGTTGATTCGAAGAACGGCATCAAACAGGAGGCAGTGATGGTTGTTGAAACATTCGAATAGTAGTAAGGTAAATTTATTTGTGATGCAAAACTATTTATAACGCAAAAATAGACAATGGAGCTACCTAGTTCAAAGGACCTGTGTGTCCACATATCAACTTTTGCGAACATTGCTTAATTTTTGGGCGGCGCTTCAAGTGATATTGTGAACATCCATGATGCATTATAATAATCAGCCTGTACCATTTCAAACAATATCCCCCcaacagtggcgtcgcgtaacctcactttttacctgtgcaccgaccctaaaacttgcaattgcggagaatttatgatcaaaatcgaaatagaaatgagtgaaagcagctattgttgtcattttctaattattacaagcaaatttgttcaaaaaattcaagaatttatacttggtgcacaggtagatttgaggttagggaatcgccactgcccCCCAAACTAGAAAGCTTGACCTCCTTACTTGATACTTGCTGAGCTTGGGCTCCCCGTGGTGCGACCGTGTGACATGGCTACATGACCTTTTCCGCTAGTTCTCCTAATGCCTTCTTCAAGAGCAATGTTAAACGACAAATTTGAAAGCGCATCACCCTCCTTCAATCCGTTTACGGTTACGAAAGATGTCACAGCCTATCAGCTTTATCAGCCTAAtcaattctttcggaaaaccATGTTTCACCCTTATCTGTTAGATCGTTTCTATGAATTAAATCGTATGCTCATTCCTCCTGACATTGTCGTTCGAAGAGGACATCGCCGATTAACCTAGGTCACGCCCAATGcgcgccagatcacgctccacctgatccgctcatcgtgctctccgCGCTCCACGccatcttgtgccaaccggatcagtagcgaacaccaactttgcagggttgctgtccggcattcttgcaatgtGCCCTATGATGGGCAAGACATGTTGCAAGGATGCCGGACAGCAACTTTGCAGAAACTTTCAGGGTTTGGCAGCCTTCTAGAAGCTAGgttcaccgttctcctgcaccttCGTAATTCACGAATTACATTTTTTTAGGCCGTTATTGAGAATCCCAAGTAGGCGAATTTCCTCCTCCTACTTCGAAAGTATCTCCGGCTATCGTAACGGTACTTCCTAACTAGACGAATCAcccccagtccgacctttgctgcttctcgTTTTGGATGGGCGTACAGCCGTACAGCTCTACCacgccgttccaaatgttctggcaaagcacacaaattgaccgggttttgtgaaaatgtagtcaagcatgttcaatttccataaggtattcttatggcatccatactttacagttatggctaaatttcataaggtattttgatgaatttcggtagtttacttcgctgagtgtacgagCGGGAAGCggcgcacgcagctccagcgtgggagctctGATCCATTTCCCGGCTAGCCTGCCGGTTGGGGTTTTggatggagcgtggttgatgagggccatcaaccaaaagagaAGACTGTCCGCGATTGAGGTGACTGAGCAGCAGCTTTGCAAGAtcgtcgactttgcgtccacgaagtccaacataaagTTAGGACGTGAAACGGccccctgttgcgacttcgtatgtCGGTGGACGatgcagcagcggcagaaccggcGAAAGTAAAAGTTACAAAGTCTACACcaagacggaggccttcgctttcgcaggaagtccaaaaggtatggcggatgcgactgctcgtgataagctctcgcagaagcgggtgaggcagccgttagGTTAGAAGCTGTCTTACGGTGCCCCAAGGCTAGGAAAATACTAACCccaaaggtcggcagtaatgccggcagtTGGACCCCAGCCAGATGTCTTGGAAAGCTGAGACGGGTGGGAACCGTTCAGgatgcgaccgttgttaggccctcagcaaccacagagtaggtgaaccaagggggggggggagggtcttttggacgaaagtcgagcggaagaggaagaagaaaaacccGCAGGTCGAGGTActcagggacgccaaaccaaggaggcgtaaaagagtaggtgccaagcgcgagaaaggcgacgcgttcGTCATCaaaaccgaacagtctaagtagtcggacgtcttgaaggcgatgtggagcgacaccaagctcgtggatctgggagggGACTTGCGCATTATCAGACGTATTCGTACGGGTAAGGTGATCTTGAAGCTGAAGCGCGATATAAGGAAGGCAAGGGCGCCGTCTACAAAAGTTCTAACGCAAGAAgtaactctgaaggtgaaaaatctTGACGCAGTCACTGAAGCTCGGgaaagctcgtcacggcactgtggtAAAAAGTAGGGAGAATCAAGGCACAGACATGTCTGTCACAGTCTGTGATCAAGGTAGGCTTTGGGTAGGCTGGTGTAtgtatgtacagtagacgttcggtcggtgcaaacggtttaactgcaatgctttctaactgcaagttcggtaagtgcaacaaatttgcagttatcgcatcgccaaatgtcaaaatggtgcaccatgttagcccaaatgaacagtcggatgaagttcacgttcattttaagtcagttgatggtttaaaccaattgttgacactgtcaggcgttgcagttatcggattttcgttcgttaagtgaaacgtaaacatgttgcagttatcgaacgtttactgtatgtcatctgacgttccgcgagccaccggaggtttggtttaggtgtctggaaccaggacacaagtcatgggactgcaaaggctctGACTgccgcaaactgtgtaggagatacgGCGcggaaggccataaggcacaaggctgcaagagtccacccatttgtacaATACACCCTTTAACCACAATCGTGAGAGAACTTGAAGCACAG includes:
- the LOC109621593 gene encoding zinc finger protein 728 — translated: MPRICFVPGCRTHKDYYERGVSMFSFPRDPDQLKAWNRACSREADYQPPRYACICEKHFEADMLKASGRRILKEHAVPTKFLDGWKPEVEDNVSKPLSSGGGRLYARDDGSNALEVEEVLLNEAVDMELEFSPLKADMFCRVCGIKTEEDSTYALEELQNEQQVDDVFKMCMLDNQTLEEATSVCLGCYSEIKSIVNFVRKCHEGQHRLLDQLSEQMEVPIPEQSEDDEEDTEYSDETTNQSNEDDFGKEERKIARMDRYIDKLIVKYKYARDRPGVTKTWECFDCGEVFQRRNHLAKHRNVCTLVGSEDSKRRGPFRCELCDKLLSTLPGYRYHLMKMHDSNVEDDNYPEELRSLKSNKVVTCPICSEKFATAAKLRYHLPSHKSTNQGRDSEGKTGATQTSSNAMCTICGKMISSPAALEVHMKFHLKQKDWQCDRCNKQYYTKADLKKHVLSEHERITYTCENCGMVLKSKITYTRHKRIHDVSLQKACSYCPKRFTTTNSLNKHVQRRHRPQEMVLSEETQEHKQMHGNREARWDKYEQEETGVYQDIIEEEVVSEAELTIEVDSKNGIKQEAVMVVETFE